The following coding sequences lie in one Portunus trituberculatus isolate SZX2019 chromosome 26, ASM1759143v1, whole genome shotgun sequence genomic window:
- the LOC123509176 gene encoding ufm1-specific protease 2-like — MRVAASAQLVERLRSQTEALEGDIYGLVPECGKPSAVAMALLARGEGQEDMGHTPALLLPPPMTRLGVFKVTEGDATCPELEDGEVCAVWDQRAVVWYSGGGGGVEVEVEVFGATQVHALFGVAKVAFTLELWCRHAARDSTPSPSPSPTPGPATHATRGNAAALCEELDTAAACFRLRGGRLMLHSGDGGGGVLCGGEAGVGAGDTAGGVFFKAAGGKKKGGGGAGGGGGGVQQEVAFQLVYNRSAVVGEGGVAAPVVRVDNCESSVVCAAVSGEAVAYLDKSGGVGQLGGLLAEAVAGQVRLAEHWLALQRGRPELRGPLTALATLPQAAGHLLALVYPAGVEEEALRGYRAAVHRALVFPRDRPMVRRANALTPAPGTRPSALVCPHAALAPPGVGGRVSVVQGGYAYYHYQQGKMDDKGWGCAYRSLQTIVSWYQLQGYTARPVPSHRAIQQCLVDIGDKPVDMVGSRRWIGSTEVGFVLETLFGVHSRFLCVSSGAELAGRAADLAHHFDTQGTPIMVGGGVLAHTLLGVAWDEATQHATAFLVLDPHYTGPDDTQTVTAKGGVAWKQPDFWKTDAFYNLCMPQTQPCI, encoded by the exons ATGAGAGTGGCTGCTTCCGCCCAGCTGGTTGAG cgccTGAGGTCACAGACGGAGGCCCTGGAGGGTGACATCTATGGCCTTGTCCCGGAGTGTGGCAAGCCCTCAGCGGTGGCCATGGCCCTCCTGGCGAGGGGGGAGGGCCAGGAGGACATGGGCCACACCCCCGCACTGCTGCTGCCCCCCCCGATGACCCGGCTTGGCGTCTTCAAGGTCACTGAGGGAGACGCCACCTGTCCTGAACTAGAG GACGGTGAGGTGTGCGCGGTGTGGGACCAGCGAGCGGTGGTGTGGtacagtggtggcggcggtggtgtggaggtggaggtggaggtgtttgGGGCCACACAGGTGCACGCACTGTTTGGCGTGGCCAAGGTTGCCTTCACCCTGGAGCTGTGGTGCCGCCACGCCGCCAGGGACTCCaccccatccccctccccctcccccaccccggGCCCCGCCACCCACGCCACCCGAGGTAATGCTGCGGCGCTGTGTGAGGAGCTGGACACAGCGGCGGCCTGCTTCAGGCTGCGCGGCGGCCGCCTCATGCTGCACAGCGGCGACGGTGGCGGCGGTGTGCTGTGCGGCGGTGAGGCGGGGGTGGGGGCTGGAGACACAGCGGGCGGCGTGTTTTTCAAGGCTGCGGGGGGCAAGAAGAAGGgcggtggcggtgctggtggtggtggcggcggcgtgcAACAGGAAGTTGCCTTCCAGCTAGTGTACAACCGCAGTGCCGTGGTGGGTGAGGGCGGTGTGGCGGCGCCGGTGGTGCGGGTGGACAACTGTGAGTCGAGTGTGGTGTGCGCGGCGGTGAGCGGCGAGGCGGTGGCTTACCTGGACAAGAGTGGCGGGGTGGGGCAGCTGGGCGGGCTGCTGGCAGAGGCCGTGGCGGGGCAGGTGCGGCTGGCGGAGCACTGGCTGGCCCTGCAGCGGGGCCGCCCTGAGCTGCGCGGCCCTCTCACCGCCCTGGCCACGCTGCCCCAGGCGGCGGGCCACCTCCTGGCCCTGGTGTACCCTGCtggggtggaagaggaggcgcTGCGGGGGTACCGGGCGGCAGTGCACCGCGCCCTGGTGTTCCCCAGGGACCGCCCCATGGTGCGCCGCGCCAACGCCCTCACCCCGGCCCCCGGCACCCGCCCCTCCGCCCTGGTGTGCCCCCACGCCGCCCTGGCCCCCCCGGGTGTGGGTGGGCGGGTGAGTGTGGTGCAGGGGGGGTAcgcctactaccactaccagcagGGCAAGATGGACGACAAGGGGTGGGGGTGCGCGTACCGCTCCCTGCAGACCATTGTGTCGTGGTACCAGCTGCAGGGGTACACGGCGCGCCCCGTGCCCTCACACCGCGCCATCCAGCAGTGCCTGGTGGACATCGGGGACAAGCCTGTGGACATGGTGGGGTCGCGGCGGTGGATCGGCAGCACGGAGGTTGGCTTCGTGCTGGAGACACTGTTCGGCGTGCACTCTCGCTTCCTGTGTGTGTCCAGCGGCGCAGAGCTGGCGGGCCGCGCCGCTGACCTGGCGCACCACTTCGACACCCAGGGCACCCCCATCATGGTGGGCGGCGGCGTGCTGGCCCACACACTGCTGGGCGTGGCGTGGGACGAGGCCACGCAGCACGCCACGGCCTTCCTGGTGCTGGACCCGCACTACACTGGCCCAGACGACACCCAGACAGTGACGGCCAAGGGCGGCGTGGCCTGGAAACAGCCTGACTTCTGGAAGACTGACGCCTTCTACAACCTGTGCATGCCGCAGACACAACCCTGTATATAG